One part of the Dyadobacter sp. 676 genome encodes these proteins:
- a CDS encoding sigma-70 family RNA polymerase sigma factor codes for MNALKKIAAERARFTGLDGAAEDEPEQPDDYRYALIDEAIDQLPPRQRQVYVLSRHQRLSYNEIAMQMGLSRETVKKYLQIATASIVSYIGKSAKMSPFLVLKIFF; via the coding sequence TTGAACGCTTTGAAAAAGATCGCCGCCGAACGGGCCAGGTTCACCGGCCTCGACGGGGCTGCCGAAGATGAACCCGAACAGCCGGATGATTACCGCTACGCATTGATCGACGAGGCGATCGACCAGCTTCCTCCCCGGCAGCGGCAGGTATATGTGCTCAGCAGGCATCAGCGGTTGTCCTATAATGAAATAGCCATGCAAATGGGCCTCTCCCGGGAGACGGTCAAGAAATACCTCCAGATCGCTACGGCGTCCATCGTTTCCTACATCGGGAAAAGCGCGAAAATGAGCCCGTTTCTGGTTTTGAAAATTTTCTTCTAA
- a CDS encoding RNA polymerase sigma factor: MPYFRMYRPALNNEKELLRRVAGGDERAFTALFDHYHQRLGMHIYRITRSEPVAEELVHDVFLKIWRNRELLSEIENFSVYLFVVSKKRGIERFEKDRRRTGQVHRPRRGCRR; the protein is encoded by the coding sequence TTGCCGTATTTCCGCATGTACCGGCCCGCATTGAATAATGAAAAGGAGCTCCTGCGGCGCGTGGCCGGGGGGGATGAACGGGCTTTTACCGCGTTGTTCGACCATTACCACCAGCGTCTGGGGATGCATATTTACCGCATTACCCGTTCCGAACCCGTCGCGGAGGAGCTGGTGCATGACGTTTTCCTGAAAATATGGCGCAACCGGGAACTGCTTTCGGAGATCGAAAACTTTTCGGTTTACCTTTTCGTGGTGTCCAAAAAACGCGGCATTGAACGCTTTGAAAAAGATCGCCGCCGAACGGGCCAGGTTCACCGGCCTCGACGGGGCTGCCGAAGATGA
- a CDS encoding SnoaL-like domain-containing protein, with amino-acid sequence MNRDQIESAIRELNDMVLNGKAMEAFEKYYHDQVSMQENHLPATVSKAANRKREEEFFDNVLEFRSAAVKGLAVGDNISYVTWHFDYTHREWGVRNYTQVSVQHWQDGQIIHEQFFYNN; translated from the coding sequence ATGAACAGAGATCAGATCGAATCGGCCATTCGCGAGCTCAACGATATGGTACTGAACGGCAAAGCCATGGAGGCATTCGAAAAGTATTACCATGACCAGGTTTCGATGCAGGAAAACCACCTGCCTGCCACGGTATCGAAGGCCGCCAACCGCAAGCGGGAAGAAGAGTTTTTCGACAACGTTCTCGAATTCAGGAGCGCGGCCGTAAAGGGACTTGCCGTAGGCGACAATATTTCATACGTCACCTGGCATTTCGATTACACGCATCGCGAATGGGGCGTCCGCAATTACACGCAGGTTTCCGTCCAGCATTGGCAGGACGGGCAGATCATTCATGAACAGTTTTTTTATAACAATTAA
- a CDS encoding Crp/Fnr family transcriptional regulator: MPTQYRSGTIRRGLNGLRKEALTNLQGELIFVRMWDPLIKNLSKFVPLTPQEVGIIQSLFTFRKYRKRQYILQEGDVARYETFIVKGVTRTYQVDEKGQEHVLQFGLEDWWVGDLYSFLTEAPTTYNVDCLEDTEVMHITRADLETLYEKVPKMERHFRIMIQNAFITSTRRLSATLAKSAQERYEEFIERYPQIEQRVANHQIASYLGITPQTLSRIRSHGPDRA; this comes from the coding sequence TTGCCGACACAGTATCGCTCGGGGACGATCCGCCGGGGTTTGAACGGTCTCCGCAAAGAGGCATTGACTAATTTACAGGGCGAACTTATCTTTGTCCGCATGTGGGACCCGCTGATCAAGAACCTGAGCAAGTTTGTACCTCTGACTCCCCAGGAAGTCGGGATTATACAGTCCCTTTTTACTTTCAGGAAATACCGCAAAAGGCAATACATCCTGCAAGAAGGAGATGTGGCCCGGTACGAAACTTTCATAGTCAAAGGTGTTACGCGTACCTATCAGGTGGATGAGAAAGGGCAGGAACATGTATTGCAATTTGGACTGGAAGACTGGTGGGTGGGCGATTTGTACAGCTTTCTGACAGAGGCTCCCACGACGTATAATGTGGATTGCCTGGAAGACACGGAGGTCATGCACATTACGAGGGCGGACCTGGAAACTTTATACGAGAAGGTGCCCAAAATGGAACGGCATTTCCGCATTATGATCCAGAATGCATTTATCACATCCACAAGACGGCTATCGGCAACCCTGGCAAAAAGTGCGCAGGAGCGGTATGAAGAGTTCATCGAAAGGTACCCGCAGATAGAGCAGCGCGTCGCCAACCATCAGATTGCTTCTTATCTGGGAATCACCCCGCAGACACTGAGCCGGATCCGGTCGCACGGCCCCGACCGCGCCTGA